A single window of Streptomyces aquilus DNA harbors:
- a CDS encoding DoxX family protein, which produces MFVFAAVLSVLLAVVGLAAGLPKALLKGNIPAQLQSAGGLSAPLVRFIGLAELAATAGLLAGLFWQPIGVAAALGFAVLLVGAIGFHAKSGDYANPETRGNAMAPAILTIIAIAVAVTLILAS; this is translated from the coding sequence GTGTTTGTCTTCGCCGCCGTGCTGAGCGTGCTGCTCGCCGTTGTCGGGCTGGCCGCCGGACTGCCAAAAGCCTTGCTCAAGGGCAACATCCCAGCCCAGTTGCAGTCTGCGGGAGGCCTCAGCGCCCCCCTGGTCCGGTTCATCGGGCTGGCCGAGCTGGCCGCAACCGCAGGGCTCCTCGCCGGTCTCTTCTGGCAGCCCATCGGCGTTGCTGCCGCCCTGGGATTCGCAGTCTTGCTCGTCGGAGCCATCGGCTTTCACGCCAAGTCCGGCGACTACGCCAACCCCGAGACCCGCGGTAACGCGATGGCACCCGCCATCCTCACCATCATCGCGATCGCTGTCGCCGTCACTCTCATCCTCGCCTCCTGA
- a CDS encoding cytochrome P450 has protein sequence MAVRHHEPQELYTTEHPFDTDVDISSDAFWMQPWRVRDESFAWLRANAPVSWHPPMDAHGYPNREAGFWAVVKADDIRYVSEHTEIFSSAFAVDVRPMTQAEPSMLTSDPPEHGRYRKMISSAFTPKAVNRLVEKINQRAEEIVDRVVGAGDINFVDEVSSRLPMLTIADMFGIPDHFLKEFVEAGDRFANAPDPTVRPEGMSIPEFIQQQFDILLPIGVEVVNYRREHPADDLATALGQTRIDGRALTDMEIGGVTLLLSAAGNDTTKQTTSWATHQLWTHPEQKAWLAEDYDNRIAGAIEEFIRHTSPVTLFARTVLEDTVLGGKSLAKHDKVVMYYCSGNRDETAFLDPWRFDLTRGRTAHVGFGGGGIHYCLGNGVAKAQLRALFRQFLTKLPDMEVGEPEFFTPNERFNAMRRLPVHIP, from the coding sequence ATGGCAGTTCGGCATCATGAGCCGCAGGAGCTGTACACGACGGAACACCCCTTCGACACCGACGTGGACATCTCGAGCGATGCCTTCTGGATGCAGCCGTGGCGCGTACGGGACGAGTCCTTCGCCTGGCTGCGGGCGAACGCTCCCGTCAGCTGGCACCCGCCCATGGACGCGCACGGCTACCCGAACCGGGAAGCCGGTTTCTGGGCCGTCGTGAAGGCGGACGACATCCGGTACGTCAGCGAGCACACGGAGATCTTCAGTTCGGCGTTCGCCGTCGACGTACGCCCCATGACTCAGGCCGAGCCGAGCATGCTGACTTCGGACCCGCCGGAGCACGGCCGGTACCGAAAGATGATCAGTTCCGCGTTCACGCCCAAGGCCGTCAACCGGCTCGTGGAGAAGATCAACCAGCGGGCCGAGGAGATCGTGGACCGGGTGGTCGGCGCCGGCGACATCAACTTCGTCGACGAAGTGTCGTCCCGGCTACCCATGCTGACCATCGCGGACATGTTCGGCATCCCGGATCATTTCCTCAAGGAGTTCGTCGAAGCCGGGGACCGTTTCGCCAATGCGCCCGACCCGACCGTTCGGCCCGAAGGGATGAGCATCCCCGAGTTCATCCAACAGCAGTTCGACATCCTCCTGCCTATCGGCGTAGAGGTGGTCAACTACCGCCGTGAGCATCCCGCGGACGACCTGGCGACAGCTCTCGGTCAGACGAGAATCGACGGCCGGGCCCTGACCGACATGGAGATCGGCGGAGTGACGCTACTGCTCAGCGCCGCGGGGAACGACACGACCAAGCAGACGACGTCGTGGGCCACTCACCAGCTCTGGACACATCCCGAGCAGAAGGCTTGGCTCGCCGAGGACTACGACAACCGCATCGCGGGAGCCATCGAGGAGTTCATCCGGCACACCTCCCCGGTCACCTTGTTCGCACGCACGGTCCTCGAAGACACAGTTCTGGGAGGCAAGTCCCTCGCGAAGCACGACAAGGTGGTCATGTATTACTGCTCGGGCAACCGCGACGAGACGGCCTTCCTCGATCCCTGGAGGTTCGACCTGACGCGTGGCCGGACCGCGCACGTGGGATTCGGCGGCGGCGGCATCCATTACTGCCTCGGCAACGGGGTCGCCAAGGCGCAGCTTCGCGCCCTGTTCCGGCAGTTCCTCACCAAGCTGCCGGACATGGAGGTCGGGGAGCCCGAGTTCTTCACCCCGAACGAGCGCTTCAACGCGATGCGTCGGCTCCCCGTGCACATCCCCTGA
- a CDS encoding Cof-type HAD-IIB family hydrolase: MATTPGDLVPPPVKLVATDLDGTLLRGDGTLSLRTRAALAAAEHAGIGIVLVTGRPPRAVPGLLATIGRYCVIAANGAAVYAPDGSALRTWPIQADEAAALVARVRAAVPGVSFAFEYDHYFAHEPAYPSWSYAEDTVDLIGSAEELLLRPPGHPVAKILAHHRTLPLDVFHDRARHAAHGHAETTHSTGLSLVEFSAPGVTKASTLTSWADGLGIGRADIAAFGDMPNDLPMLTAVGNSYAMANAHPAVLAAARHRTASNDEDGVARQLEQFVAALHRPETVA; encoded by the coding sequence ATGGCAACGACGCCCGGCGATCTCGTCCCGCCACCCGTGAAGCTCGTGGCGACCGATCTGGACGGGACCCTGCTGCGCGGTGACGGCACCCTGTCCCTCCGCACTCGTGCCGCACTGGCGGCCGCCGAACACGCCGGCATCGGCATCGTGCTCGTCACCGGCCGCCCGCCACGGGCCGTACCCGGCCTGCTGGCGACCATCGGGCGGTACTGCGTGATCGCCGCCAACGGAGCCGCCGTGTACGCCCCGGACGGATCCGCGCTGCGGACCTGGCCGATCCAGGCCGACGAGGCGGCCGCGTTGGTGGCGCGAGTGCGGGCGGCGGTGCCCGGCGTGTCCTTCGCCTTCGAGTACGACCACTACTTCGCGCACGAACCGGCCTATCCGAGCTGGTCGTACGCGGAGGACACCGTCGACCTGATCGGTTCCGCCGAGGAACTCCTGCTCCGGCCCCCGGGCCACCCGGTGGCGAAGATCCTCGCCCATCACCGGACGCTGCCCCTCGACGTCTTCCACGACCGGGCGCGGCACGCCGCGCACGGGCATGCGGAGACCACCCACTCCACTGGTCTGTCCCTGGTGGAGTTCAGCGCGCCCGGCGTCACCAAGGCCAGCACCCTGACCTCGTGGGCCGACGGGCTCGGCATCGGCAGGGCTGACATCGCCGCCTTCGGGGACATGCCCAACGACCTGCCCATGCTCACCGCGGTCGGCAACTCCTACGCCATGGCCAACGCCCACCCGGCCGTGCTGGCGGCCGCCCGCCACCGCACCGCGTCGAACGACGAGGACGGCGTGGCGAGGCAACTCGAACAGTTCGTCGCCGCGCTTCACCGGCCAGAGACAGTGGCTTGA
- a CDS encoding HtaA domain-containing protein, which yields MRGCSGRKLSRGFRLTPPGGSEARPPHDGLRSDLDIERVVHRLRPFLRCDRAHTARGGDRRRLPFPVRDGGGGRTEVRRCASFRAHAGLLDLVVADPWLHMSGTTGWFISVADVSQSAGSRIRIASLPGPPAAVLGAHDAVLTRDGTPLFDHQYRTGEPLAPVRVE from the coding sequence GTGAGAGGCTGCAGTGGGAGGAAGCTCTCACGCGGTTTCCGCCTGACCCCCCCGGGCGGATCGGAAGCGCGTCCACCCCATGACGGCCTCCGCTCTGATCTGGACATTGAAAGAGTCGTTCACCGCCTACGTCCGTTCCTTCGGTGCGATAGAGCTCACACCGCCCGCGGAGGAGACCGCCGACGGCTTCCGTTTCCCGTTCGCGACGGTGGAGGCGGACGTACTGAAGTTCGTCGGTGCGCGAGTTTCCGTGCGCACGCCGGGCTGCTCGATCTCGTCGTGGCTGACCCCTGGTTGCACATGTCCGGCACCACCGGTTGGTTCATCTCGGTCGCGGACGTCTCGCAGTCGGCAGGCTCGCGTATCCGGATCGCTTCTCTGCCCGGCCCACCGGCCGCCGTTCTCGGAGCGCACGACGCTGTCCTGACGCGCGACGGCACCCCGTTGTTCGACCACCAGTACCGCACGGGCGAACCGTTGGCGCCCGTGCGCGTCGAATGA
- a CDS encoding NAD(P)/FAD-dependent oxidoreductase, whose product MSGGRGAFVVVGASLAGLRAVEAARAEGYQGRIVLIGAEPHLPYDRPPLSKDYLLAGAAPDFLSTETELREVLDVDLRLSSTATALNADDRTVTVDGAEIPYGKLLIATGATPRRLPQLAPLSGVHELRTLDDAQRVRKEISAGCRVVVIGAGFIGAETASSAKHLGADVVLLEAAEAPLVRALGETVGSAASALHERNGVRLVLSARVEGFVGQDAVRGVRLAGGEVLPADVVVVGVGVAPATKWLEGSGVELHPRDGGIQCDAMLRTSVPDVYAAGDVVHWPNAIMDSVMRLENWTNAAGMGGHAARNALWPETEVPYSTVPYFWSDWYGQRLQFVGTADADHVEFVSGDPKADRWVALYRHAGRLVGAAALNEPRRIMKYRRMIGERLQWEEALTRFPPDPPGRIGSASTP is encoded by the coding sequence GTGAGCGGCGGCAGGGGCGCGTTCGTGGTCGTCGGTGCGTCGCTTGCGGGGCTCCGCGCCGTCGAGGCCGCCCGCGCCGAGGGTTACCAGGGGCGGATCGTCCTCATCGGCGCGGAGCCGCATCTGCCGTACGACCGTCCACCACTGTCGAAGGACTACCTGCTGGCGGGTGCGGCGCCCGATTTCCTTTCGACGGAGACCGAGCTGCGCGAGGTCCTCGATGTCGACCTGAGGCTGTCGAGCACGGCGACAGCGCTGAACGCCGACGATCGGACGGTCACCGTCGACGGTGCCGAGATCCCGTACGGCAAGCTGCTCATCGCCACGGGCGCCACGCCGAGGAGACTTCCCCAACTCGCGCCACTGAGCGGTGTGCACGAGCTGCGCACGCTGGACGACGCGCAGCGTGTGCGGAAGGAGATCTCCGCCGGTTGTCGTGTGGTCGTCATCGGAGCGGGCTTCATCGGCGCGGAGACCGCGTCCTCGGCGAAGCACCTGGGCGCGGATGTCGTCCTTCTCGAAGCGGCTGAGGCGCCGCTGGTACGTGCGCTCGGCGAGACCGTCGGCAGCGCGGCCTCCGCGCTCCACGAGCGCAACGGTGTGCGGCTCGTCCTGTCCGCCCGGGTCGAGGGTTTCGTGGGACAGGACGCCGTGCGCGGGGTCCGCCTCGCCGGCGGGGAGGTCCTTCCTGCCGACGTGGTCGTCGTCGGCGTCGGCGTCGCTCCGGCCACCAAGTGGCTGGAGGGCAGCGGTGTCGAGCTGCATCCTCGTGACGGCGGAATCCAGTGCGACGCGATGCTGCGCACGTCGGTGCCGGATGTCTACGCGGCCGGTGACGTGGTCCACTGGCCGAACGCGATCATGGATTCCGTGATGCGGTTGGAGAACTGGACGAACGCGGCCGGGATGGGTGGTCATGCCGCGCGCAACGCCCTGTGGCCCGAGACGGAAGTGCCGTACTCGACCGTGCCGTACTTCTGGAGCGACTGGTACGGGCAGCGGCTCCAGTTCGTCGGAACCGCCGACGCCGACCACGTCGAGTTCGTGTCGGGCGACCCGAAGGCCGACAGATGGGTCGCCCTGTACCGTCACGCGGGCCGGCTCGTCGGCGCGGCGGCTCTCAACGAGCCCCGCAGGATCATGAAGTACCGGCGGATGATCGGTGAGAGGCTGCAGTGGGAGGAAGCTCTCACGCGGTTTCCGCCTGACCCCCCCGGGCGGATCGGAAGCGCGTCCACCCCATGA